From the genome of Pelmatolapia mariae isolate MD_Pm_ZW linkage group LG12, Pm_UMD_F_2, whole genome shotgun sequence, one region includes:
- the septin5a gene encoding septin 5a isoform X1: MDAIMLQEKLVERLLCPRVRTARQKEKQYVGFATLPNQVHRKSVKKGFDFTLMVAGESGMGKSTLVNSLFLTDLYKDRKLLNAEERINQTVEIIKHTVDIEEKGVKLKLTIVDTPGFGDAVNNNECWKPITDYIDQQFEQYFRDESGLNRKNIQDNRVHCCLYFIPPFGHGLRPVDVEFMKALHEKVNIIPLIAKADCLTPNEIKKLKDRIREEIDKFGIKVYQFPECDSDEDEEFKQLDKELKECTPFAVIGSNTVVEARGQRVRGRLYPWGIVEVENQSHCDFVKLRNMLIRSHMHDLKDVTCDVHYENYRAQCIQEMTSKLAQDNRMESPIPILPLSTPDVDTEKLIKMKDEELKRMQEMLNKMQQQMHDKEQ, encoded by the exons ATGGATGCCATCATGCTGCAAGAAAAACTGGTGGAACGGCTGCTGTGCCCACGAGTGAGAACTGCCAGACAGAAG GAGAAACAGTATGTGGGCTTTGCAACTCTGCCTAACCAGGTCCACAGGAAGTCTGTGAAGAAAGGCTTCGACTTCACGCTGATGGTGGCAG GAGAGTCCGGTATGGGAAAATCCACTCTTGTTAACAGCCTGTTCCTCACAGACCTCTACAAAGACAGGAAGCTACTGAACGCTGAGG AACGCATTAATCAAACTGTGGAGATCATCAAACACACCGTCGACATCGAGGAAAAAGGAGTGAAGCTTAAGCTGACAATTGTGGACACGCCAGGGTTTGGAGATGCTGTGAACAACAATGAATG CTGGAAGCCGATCACAGACTACATAGATCAGCAGTTCGAGCAATATTTCAGGGATGAGAGCGGGTTGAACAGAAAGAACATCCAGGATAACAGAGTCCACTGCTGCCTCTACTTCATCCCTCCATTTGGGCATGg GCTTCGTCCGGTGGACGTTGAGTTTATGAAGGCTCTACATGAAAAAGTGAACATTATTCCACTCATCGCAAAAGCCGACTGCCTCACGCCCAACGAGATAAAAAAGCTTAAAGACAGA atAAGAGAGGAAATAGACAAGTTTGGGATCAAAGTGTACCAGTTCCCTGAATGCGACTCTGACGAGGATGAGGAGTTTAAACAGCTGGACAAAGAGCTGAAG GAGTGCACCCCGTTCGCTGTGATTGGCAGTAACACAGTGGTGGAGGCTCGTGGACAAAGAGTGAGGGGAAGACTGTACCCCTGGGGGATCGTCGAAG TGGAAAACCAATCGCACTGTGACTTTGTGAAACTGAGGAACATGCTGATTCGTTCCCACATGCACGACCTCAAAGACGTAACCTGCGACGTCCACTATGAAAACTACAGAGCGCAGTGCATACAGGAGATGACCAG TAAACTGGCTCAGGACAACCGTATGGAGAGCCCGATCCCCATCCTGCCACTGTCCACTCCAGATGTGGACACCGAGAAACTGATCAAAATGAAAGATGAGGAG CTGAAGAGGATGCAGGAGATGCTGAACaagatgcagcagcagatgcACGACAAAGAGCAGTGA
- the septin5a gene encoding septin 5a isoform X3 — protein MEKQYVGFATLPNQVHRKSVKKGFDFTLMVAGESGMGKSTLVNSLFLTDLYKDRKLLNAEERINQTVEIIKHTVDIEEKGVKLKLTIVDTPGFGDAVNNNECWKPITDYIDQQFEQYFRDESGLNRKNIQDNRVHCCLYFIPPFGHGLRPVDVEFMKALHEKVNIIPLIAKADCLTPNEIKKLKDRIREEIDKFGIKVYQFPECDSDEDEEFKQLDKELKECTPFAVIGSNTVVEARGQRVRGRLYPWGIVEVENQSHCDFVKLRNMLIRSHMHDLKDVTCDVHYENYRAQCIQEMTSKLAQDNRMESPIPILPLSTPDVDTEKLIKMKDEELKRMQEMLNKMQQQMHDKEQ, from the exons ATG GAGAAACAGTATGTGGGCTTTGCAACTCTGCCTAACCAGGTCCACAGGAAGTCTGTGAAGAAAGGCTTCGACTTCACGCTGATGGTGGCAG GAGAGTCCGGTATGGGAAAATCCACTCTTGTTAACAGCCTGTTCCTCACAGACCTCTACAAAGACAGGAAGCTACTGAACGCTGAGG AACGCATTAATCAAACTGTGGAGATCATCAAACACACCGTCGACATCGAGGAAAAAGGAGTGAAGCTTAAGCTGACAATTGTGGACACGCCAGGGTTTGGAGATGCTGTGAACAACAATGAATG CTGGAAGCCGATCACAGACTACATAGATCAGCAGTTCGAGCAATATTTCAGGGATGAGAGCGGGTTGAACAGAAAGAACATCCAGGATAACAGAGTCCACTGCTGCCTCTACTTCATCCCTCCATTTGGGCATGg GCTTCGTCCGGTGGACGTTGAGTTTATGAAGGCTCTACATGAAAAAGTGAACATTATTCCACTCATCGCAAAAGCCGACTGCCTCACGCCCAACGAGATAAAAAAGCTTAAAGACAGA atAAGAGAGGAAATAGACAAGTTTGGGATCAAAGTGTACCAGTTCCCTGAATGCGACTCTGACGAGGATGAGGAGTTTAAACAGCTGGACAAAGAGCTGAAG GAGTGCACCCCGTTCGCTGTGATTGGCAGTAACACAGTGGTGGAGGCTCGTGGACAAAGAGTGAGGGGAAGACTGTACCCCTGGGGGATCGTCGAAG TGGAAAACCAATCGCACTGTGACTTTGTGAAACTGAGGAACATGCTGATTCGTTCCCACATGCACGACCTCAAAGACGTAACCTGCGACGTCCACTATGAAAACTACAGAGCGCAGTGCATACAGGAGATGACCAG TAAACTGGCTCAGGACAACCGTATGGAGAGCCCGATCCCCATCCTGCCACTGTCCACTCCAGATGTGGACACCGAGAAACTGATCAAAATGAAAGATGAGGAG CTGAAGAGGATGCAGGAGATGCTGAACaagatgcagcagcagatgcACGACAAAGAGCAGTGA
- the septin5a gene encoding septin 5a isoform X2 yields the protein MTSNIRYKSRIPVKTEDSTEEKQYVGFATLPNQVHRKSVKKGFDFTLMVAGESGMGKSTLVNSLFLTDLYKDRKLLNAEERINQTVEIIKHTVDIEEKGVKLKLTIVDTPGFGDAVNNNECWKPITDYIDQQFEQYFRDESGLNRKNIQDNRVHCCLYFIPPFGHGLRPVDVEFMKALHEKVNIIPLIAKADCLTPNEIKKLKDRIREEIDKFGIKVYQFPECDSDEDEEFKQLDKELKECTPFAVIGSNTVVEARGQRVRGRLYPWGIVEVENQSHCDFVKLRNMLIRSHMHDLKDVTCDVHYENYRAQCIQEMTSKLAQDNRMESPIPILPLSTPDVDTEKLIKMKDEELKRMQEMLNKMQQQMHDKEQ from the exons GAGAAACAGTATGTGGGCTTTGCAACTCTGCCTAACCAGGTCCACAGGAAGTCTGTGAAGAAAGGCTTCGACTTCACGCTGATGGTGGCAG GAGAGTCCGGTATGGGAAAATCCACTCTTGTTAACAGCCTGTTCCTCACAGACCTCTACAAAGACAGGAAGCTACTGAACGCTGAGG AACGCATTAATCAAACTGTGGAGATCATCAAACACACCGTCGACATCGAGGAAAAAGGAGTGAAGCTTAAGCTGACAATTGTGGACACGCCAGGGTTTGGAGATGCTGTGAACAACAATGAATG CTGGAAGCCGATCACAGACTACATAGATCAGCAGTTCGAGCAATATTTCAGGGATGAGAGCGGGTTGAACAGAAAGAACATCCAGGATAACAGAGTCCACTGCTGCCTCTACTTCATCCCTCCATTTGGGCATGg GCTTCGTCCGGTGGACGTTGAGTTTATGAAGGCTCTACATGAAAAAGTGAACATTATTCCACTCATCGCAAAAGCCGACTGCCTCACGCCCAACGAGATAAAAAAGCTTAAAGACAGA atAAGAGAGGAAATAGACAAGTTTGGGATCAAAGTGTACCAGTTCCCTGAATGCGACTCTGACGAGGATGAGGAGTTTAAACAGCTGGACAAAGAGCTGAAG GAGTGCACCCCGTTCGCTGTGATTGGCAGTAACACAGTGGTGGAGGCTCGTGGACAAAGAGTGAGGGGAAGACTGTACCCCTGGGGGATCGTCGAAG TGGAAAACCAATCGCACTGTGACTTTGTGAAACTGAGGAACATGCTGATTCGTTCCCACATGCACGACCTCAAAGACGTAACCTGCGACGTCCACTATGAAAACTACAGAGCGCAGTGCATACAGGAGATGACCAG TAAACTGGCTCAGGACAACCGTATGGAGAGCCCGATCCCCATCCTGCCACTGTCCACTCCAGATGTGGACACCGAGAAACTGATCAAAATGAAAGATGAGGAG CTGAAGAGGATGCAGGAGATGCTGAACaagatgcagcagcagatgcACGACAAAGAGCAGTGA
- the gp1bb gene encoding platelet glycoprotein Ib beta chain, which yields MKKFLLMCLLLLFGGQRSSACPHLCSCHSSQVDCSSRSLTASSLPSSFSAGTSELRLHNNLLTTLPNGLLDDLTSLRSVSLHGNPWACDCGILYLRAWLLRQPAGSTSHVGVNCSSPPKLRGRLVAYLTEQEVLDSCHYWYCDLALASQVCLLVFVVVQAALLVALIFFLKRFEKVSKEAKRITEESFTPADGQRENEYMPLKP from the coding sequence ATGAAGAAGTTTCTGCTCATGTGTCTGCTCCTCTTGTTTGGAGGTCAAAGGTCCTCCGCCTGTCCCCATCTCTGCTCCTGTCACAGCAGCCAGGTGGACTGCAGCAGCAGATCTCTCACAGCTTCTTCGCTGCCTTCCAGTTTCTCTGCTGGGACCTCCGAGCTCCGTCTCCACAATAACCTGCTGACCACACTCCCTAACGGGCTCCTGGACGATCTGACCTCCCTCCGCTCCGTCTCTCTTCACGGTAACCCCTGGGCGTGTGACTGCGGCATCCTCTATCTGCGAGCCTGGCTGCTGCGCCAACCTGCTGGCAGCACATCACACGTGGGCGTCAACTGCAGCTCCCCACCCAAACTGAGAGGTCGGCTGGTGGCGTATTTAACTGAGCAGGAGGTGCTGGACTCCTGCCACTACTGGTACTGTGACCTGGCTTTGGCCTCGCAGGTGTGTCTGCTTGTATTTGTGGTCGTGCAGGCGGCTCTGCTCGTGGCTCTCATCTTCTTCCTCAAGAGGTTTGAGAAGGTGTCTAAAGAAGCAAAGAGAATAACAGAGGAGAGCTTTACCCCCGCGGATGGTCAGAGGGAGAATGAGTACATGCCTTTAAAGCCGTGA
- the dhx37 gene encoding probable ATP-dependent RNA helicase DHX37, translating into MGKLRKKHNWKGRQQSDPQPSADEEKTEVVVELKDGSILKGVDESNALVLPSSKSKKNKSSLPPISKKKPLTKKQKKELQKVLERKEKKAQRAEILAKLAEVQLPESELKLLYTTSKLGTGEKLYQAKRSADEVKDEDSGPKISSVSGANRKRKWEEEDDDDDNEEEQKAEESSDVDTSSDEDEDEQEDEVNNTTDMSECKETSSVCQETKHEVKVEQDGEKEKKISDHEKVQKKPSEPAIFIPVDRSPEVQEARLKLPVLAEEQVIMEAVRENPSIVICGETGSGKTTQVPQFLYEAGYASGGRMIGITEPRRVAAVSMSHRVAKEMNLPTQVVSYQIRYEGNVTSDTKIKFMTDGVLLKEIQKDFLLQKYSAIIIDEAHERSVYTDILIGLLSRIVPLRNKKGMPMKLLIMSATLRVEDFTENQRLFRTPPPVIKVDARQFPVTIHFNKRTPLEDYTGEAFHKTCKIHRMLPPGGILVFLTGQAEVHSLCRRLRKAFPFRKGNTATAEDEEAETSEAMRKFKKAKQKKTVSLPRIDLDNYSALPVDEGDEDREAGIGDEDGDSDLDLGDDPADGEEKADASIPLYVLPLYSLLAPEQQAKVFRPPPPGTRLCIIATNVAETSLTIPGIKYVVDCGRVKKRFYDKVTGVSSFKVTWTSQASANQRAGRAGRTEPGHCYRLYSSAVFGDFTLFSEAEITRRPVEDLVLQMKDLNIEKVVNFPFPTPPSTEALVAAEQLLVSLGALEEPPCTGRLKDMQRAKLSCPITPLGRAMASFPVAPRYAKMLALGKQQDCLPYVIAVVAAMTVREIFEDLDRPARSEDESSKLNQRRARLTQMRRLWAGQGASLLLGDLMIMLGAVGACEFAGCTPRFCENSGLRYKAMVEIRKLRGQLTNAVNAVCPEVGVFVDPKMTPPTEHQVVCLRQIVLAGLGDHLARRAQGEDLVDPKWKNAYKTPLMDEPVFIHPNSALFKTLPEFVVYQEIMETSKMYMRGVSAVEAEWVPQFLPQYCHFGSPLESPSPWFCSSGGTVRCHRSSTFFRVGWQLPAVEMEYPEGLERYKLFAKFLLEGQVCPALKKHSSHLLSNPSIMVKTWAKLQPRTEAFLGPLVSKKVDCREALHSVWKTEEKFLLPAYCQWLPESMHQEVAKSWPPL; encoded by the exons ATGGGAAAACtaaggaaaaaacacaactgGAAGGGGCGACAGCAAAGTGACCCTCAGCCATCTGCAGATGAAGAGAAGACAGAAGTTGTTGTGGAACTCAAAG ATGGGTCCATACTGAAAGGTGTAGATGAGAGCAACGCCTTGGTCCTCCCATCCAGCAAATCCAAGAAGAATAAATCCTCGCTGCCTCCGATCTCCAAGAAGAAGCCCCTCAccaagaagcagaagaaggagCTGCAGAAGGTTCTGGAGCGCAAGGAGAAGAAAGCTCAG AGAGCAGAGATCCTGGCCAAATTGGCTGAGGTGCAGCTTCCAGAATCCGAACTGAAGCTGTTGTACACCACTTCCAAACTGGGAACAGGAGAAAAGCTCTACCAGGCTAAACG gtCAGCAGATGAAGTAAAAGATGAAGACTCTGGCCCAAAGATCAGCAGCGTCAGCGGAGCAAACAGGAAGAGAAAATGggaggaagaagatgatgatgatgataatgaagaagaacaaaaggcagaagagAGCAGTGATGTGGACACATCATCTGATGAGGATGAAGATGAGCAGGAGGATGAAGTTAATAACACCACAGATATGAGTGAATGTAAGGAAACCAGCTCTGTCTGTCAGGAGACCAAACACGAAGTGAAGGTGGAGCAagatggagagaaagagaagaagattTCAGATCATGAGAAAGTTCAGAAGAAGCCGTCTGAACCAGCTATTTTCATTCCTGTTGATAGATCACCAGAAGTACAG GAGGCTCGTCTAAAGCTGCCCGTTCTGGCAGAGGAGCAGGTCATCATGGAGGCCGTGAGAGAAAATCCCAGTATCgtcatctgtggagagacgGGGAGTGGAAAAACCACTCAGGTGCCTCAGTTTCTGTATGAAGCCGGCTATGCCAG TGGCGGGAGGATGATCGGCATCACAGAGCCGAGGAGAGTAGCAGCAGTGAGCATGTCCCACAGAGTGGCCAAAGAGATGAACCTGCCCACACA GGTCGTGTCGTACCAGATTCGATACGAAGGGAACGTGACAAGCGACACGAAGATAAAGTTCATGACAGACGGTGTTCTGCTGAAGGAGATTCAGAAG GATTTTCTGCTCCAGAAATACAGCGCAATCATCATCGACGAAGCACACGAAAGGAGCGTCTACACCGACATCCTCATCGGATTATTGTCTCGTATCGTCCCCCTCAGGAACAAG AAAGGTATGCCTATGAAGCTCCTGATCATGTCCGCTACTTTGCGGGTTGAAGACTTCACAGAAAACCAGCGGCTGTTTCGGACGCCTCCGCCCGTCATCAAGGTGGATGCTCGTCAGTTCCCGGTAACTATCCACTTCAACAAACGCACCCCGCTGGAGGATTACACTGGAGAGGCTTTTCACAAGACCTGCAAAATCCACCGGATGCTGCCTCCAG GTGGTATCCTGGTGTTTCTGACTGGTCAGGCTGAAGTTCACAGTCTCTGCAGAAGACTGAGGAAAGCTTTCCCCTTCAGGAAGGGTAACACAGCTACAG CTGAAGATGAGGAAGCCGAAACCTCAGAGGCAATGAGGAAGTTCAAAAAGGCTAAACAGAAGAAGACTGTT TCTCTACCCCGAATCGACTTGGATAACTACTCTGCCCTGCCAGTGGATGAAGGTGATGAGGACAGAGAGGCGGGGATCGGAGACGAGGATGGAGACTCCGATCTTGACCttggagatgatcctgctgatGGAG AGGAAAAGGCGGACGCGTCCATCCCGCTCTACGTCCTCCCACTCTACTCTCTGCTGGCCCCAGAGCAGCAGGCTAAG GTGTTCAGGCCTCCTCCTCCCGGCACCCGTCTTTGCATCATCGCCACCAACGTGGCAGAGACGTCTTTGACCATTCCCGGGATCAAGTACGTGGTGGACTGCGGTCGAGTTAAGAAGCGTTTCTACGACAAAGTGACAGGAGTGTCGTCCTTTAAAGTCACATGGACCTCACAGgcttcagccaatcagagggcTGGCAGAGCTGGACGAACTGAGCCAGGACACTGCTACCG GTTGTACTCCTCTGCAGTGTTTGGAGACTTCACTTTGTTCTCAGAGGCGGAGATCACTCGCAGGCCTGTGGAGGACCTGGTTTTACAGATGAAAGATCTCAACATAGAAAAA GTGGTCAATTTTCCTTTTCCCACACCTCCCTCTACTGAGGCTCTAGTTGCAGCAGAGCAGTTATTAGTGTCGCTGGGAGCTCTGGAAGAGCCGCCGTGTACTGGAAG GTTGAAAGACATGCAGCGAGCGAAGCTGAGCTGTCCCATCACCCCTCTGGGCAGAGCGATGGCGTCGTTCCCCGTGGCGCCGCGGTACGCTAAAATGTTAGCGCTCGGGAAGCAGCAGGATTGTCTGCCATACGTCATCGCTGTGGTAGCAGCCATGACAGTTCGGGAAATTTTTGAAGACCTCGACAG ACCTGCTCGTAGTGAAGATGAGAGCTCCAAGCTCAACCAACGTCGAGCTCGGCTGACCCAAATGAGGAGGTTGTGGGCTGGGCAAGGAGCCTCACTCCTGCTGGGGGACCTCATGATTATGCTGG GTGCTGTTGGTGCTTGTGAATTTGCTGGCTGTACTCCCAGGTTTTGTGAGAACAGTGGGCTGAGGTATAAAGCTATGGTGGAGATCAGAAAGCTCAGAGGACAACTTACCAATGCAG TGAACGCTGTGTGTCCAGAGGTGGGAGTCTTTGTGGATCCCAAGATGACTCCACCAACAGAGCACCAGGTGGTTTGCTTGCGGCAGATTGTTCTGGCAGGTCTCGGAGACCATCTTGCGAGGCGTGCCCAGGGAGAGGATTTGGTGGACCCGAAATGGAAGAATGCATACAAG ACACCTCTTATGGATGAGCCAGTGTTTATTCATCCAAATTCTGCGTTGTTCAAAACGCTGCCAGAGTTTGTGGTCTACCAGGAGATCATGGAGACCAGCAAGATGTACATGAGAG GTGTTTCAGCTGTAGAAGCAGAGTGGGTCCCACAGTTTCTCCCGCAGTACTGTCACTTTGGCTCTCCGCTAGAATCACCGTCCCCGTGGTTCTGTTCTTCTGGCGGCACCGTCAGATGCCACCGTTCAAGCACCTTCT TCCGTGTGGGTTGGCAGTTGCCTGCAGTGGAAATGGAGTATCCAGAGGGCCTGGAGCGCTACAAGCTGTTTGCCAAGTTTCTTCTGGAGGGACAG GTTTGTCCTGCACTaaagaaacacagcagtcaCCTGCTCTCAAACCCCTCCATCATGGTGAAAACATGGGCAAA GTTGCAACCCAGGACAGAGGCTTTCCTGGGACCACTGGTGTCAAAGAAAGTTGACTGCAGAGAGGCACTCCACTCTGTCTGGAAGACTGAAGAGAAAT TTTTGCTTCCTGCATACTGCCAGTGGTTACCTGAATCTATGCACCAGGAAGTAGCTAAAAGTTGGCCTCCTCTATAA
- the ufd1l gene encoding ubiquitin recognition factor in ER-associated degradation protein 1 has protein sequence MFSFHVFDHQLARGFQNRFSTQYRCYSVSMLAGPNDRSDVEKGGKIIMPPSALDQLSRLNITYPMLFKLTNKNSDRMTHCGVLEFVADEGICYLPHWMMQNLLLEEGGLVQVESVNLMVATYSKFQPQSPDFLDITNPKAVLENALRNFACLTTGDVIAINYNEKIYELRVMETKPDKAVSIIECDMNVDFDAPLGYKEPERRPNHQDEPTEEETDPSSYADMDTGFRAFTGSGNRLDGKTKGIEPSPAPLAPSDIKRGIPNYDFKIGRITFIRNSRPQPRKIVDDDDTINRFIAFSGQGQSLRKKGRKP, from the exons ATG TTTTCCTTCCATGTGTTTGACCACCAGCTGGCCCGGGGCTTTCAGAATCGCTTCTCCACTCAGTACCGTTGCTATTCGGTGTCCATGTTGGCTGGACCCAACGACCGCTCCGATGTTGAGAAAGGAGGCAAAA taaTAATGCCACCTTCTGCTCTCGACCAGCTCA GCAGGCTTAACATTACCTATCCAATGCTGTTCAAGCTGACCAACAAGAACTCAGACAGAATGACACACTGTGGTGTCCTGGAGTTTGTGGCAGACGAGGGAATCTGTTACCTGCCTCACTGG ATGATGCAGAATCTCCTGTTAGAGGAAGGCGGTCTTGTTCAAGTGGAAAGTGTCAACCTCATGGTGGCCACTTACTCAAAGTTCCAGCCTCAGAGCCCCGACTTCCTGGACATTACAAACCCCAAGGCAGT ACTGGAGAACGCACTGAGAAACTTTGCATGCTTGACAACTGGTGACGTCATAGCCATTAACTACAACGAAAAG atatATGAGCTGCGAGTAATGGAGACCAAACCAGATAAAGCAGTATCCATCATCGAGTGTGATATGAAT GTGGATTTTGATGCTCCCTTGGGTTACAAAGAGCCTGAACGACGGCCTAATCACCAGGATGAACCAACA GAGGAAGAAACAGATCCCAGCAGTTACGCTGACATGGACACAGGCTTCAGA GCTTTCACTGGTTCTGGTAATCGTTTGGATGGTAAAACTAAAGGGATTGAACCCAGCCCTGCTCCCCTTGCCCCAAGTGACATTAAAAG AGGGATTCCCAACTATGACTTCAAAATTGGCAGGATTACCTTCATTCGAAACTCCAGACCTCAGCCCAGGAAAATTGTGGATGAT GATGATACCATAAACAGATTCATCGCCTTTTCTGGACAAGGGCAGTCACTACGCAAGAAGGGCCGAAAACCTTGA
- the lg12h22orf39 gene encoding synaptic plasticity regulator PANTS, whose protein sequence is MDKAVGEIAWRPPRACEDYWSEFRHCKSLKNWFHHYYTYGTVPSCQQWKEDYHNCREWEKHRGTEAKEALRRSEKIRVAEQRNFIPVWQLRQEPPRDWHVPLNQEKPQDS, encoded by the exons ATGGACAAGGCTGTGGGGGAAATCGCATGGAGG CCACCGCGGGCATGTGAAGACTACTGGAGTGAGTTTAGACActgcaaaagtttaaaaaactgGTTTCACCACTACTACACTTACGGTACCGTGCCGTCCTGCCAGCAGTGGAAAGAGGACTACCATAACTGCAGAGAGTGGGAGAAACACAGAGGCACCGAGGCTAAG GAGGCGTTGCGGAGAAGTGAGAAAATCCGAGTGGCAGAGCAAAGAAACTTCATTCCAGTGTGGCAGCTGAGGCAGGAGCCTCCTAGAGACTGGCATGTGCCACTGAACCAGGAGAAGCCTCAGGACTCCTGA
- the mrpl40 gene encoding 39S ribosomal protein L40, mitochondrial, translating into MSLALSRCLCRVLSRQAMPSSSLLGEHHPLVQSPWFAPVMTLKTSAPLRAEPKKKKKVDPRREQMLRERLRKKLKKLEKVPPELIPIEDFVTPTKCLDETRERTAPRLSFEESEGRALLLKEWCRYKQKQHMAEVEAVELALEAQREALEELKLESEELYRAALKPDPLLIPFVHEGPAYTPAIPSYDAPDGKYNDITKVYTQ; encoded by the exons CTCTCTGTTGGGAGAACATCACCCTCTTGTACAGAGCCCTTGGTTTGCACCAGTGATGACCCTGAAGACATCTGCTCCACTGAG AGCTGagccaaaaaagaagaagaaagtggaCCCGAGAAGGGAACAGATGTTGAGAGAGCGTCTGAGAAAAAAGCTGAAGAAACTGGAGAAAGTTCCACCTGAGCTTATCCCCATAGAGGACTTCGTCACTCCAACCAAATGCTTGGATGAAACAAG GGAACGCACTGCTCCAAGGCTGTCATTTGAAGAAAGTGAGGGTCGAGCCCTGCTGCTTAAGGAGTGGTGTCGATACAAACAG AAGCAGCACATGGCTGAAGTGGAGGCTGTTGAACTGGCTTTGGAAGCACAGAGGGAGGCACTGGAGGAGCTAAAGCTGGAGTCTGAGGAGCTGTACCGGGCAGCGCTGAAGCCTGACCCACTTCTTATTCCCTTTGTTCACGAAGGTCCCGCATATACGCCGGCAATACCCAGTTATGACGCTCCTGATGGGAAATACAACGATATCACTAAAGTTTACACGCAGTGA